A genome region from Balneolaceae bacterium includes the following:
- a CDS encoding alkaline phosphatase family protein — protein sequence MLCERSVFCKAQERGWKCHFINAYPEIFFQHSRQRGRWTCTTLMSRAAGLKLNGEEEVRLGKAVTAGLTQRAWREKLGLEVPVIMPEEAAERVLESMDQVDLLLYEYYLTDKAGHGRSRLQASEILERYGRFLRRLLKGVKSGHTLVLCSDHGNLEDLSVKTHTCNLVPLYVQGPGSRHFRRAERITDVTPAILAVLEEEG from the coding sequence ATGCTTTGCGAGCGGAGTGTCTTTTGCAAAGCACAGGAACGTGGATGGAAATGCCATTTTATCAATGCCTACCCGGAGATTTTTTTTCAACACTCCCGACAACGTGGGAGGTGGACCTGCACTACGCTGATGAGTCGGGCCGCGGGGCTGAAGCTGAATGGGGAAGAGGAGGTACGTCTGGGAAAAGCTGTAACGGCCGGGCTGACGCAGCGGGCCTGGAGAGAGAAGTTGGGACTGGAGGTGCCGGTTATTATGCCGGAAGAGGCGGCGGAACGTGTTCTGGAGAGCATGGACCAGGTGGACCTGCTGCTCTACGAATACTACCTGACCGACAAGGCGGGACACGGCCGCAGCAGGTTGCAAGCCAGTGAGATACTGGAACGTTACGGTCGTTTTCTCAGGCGTCTATTGAAAGGGGTAAAGAGTGGCCACACCCTGGTGTTGTGCAGCGATCACGGCAATCTGGAAGATCTCTCCGTCAAGACGCACACTTGCAATCTGGTGCCTCTTTACGTTCAGGGTCCCGGGTCCCGCCATTTTCGCCGGGCTGAGCGCATCACGGATGTCACCCCCGCTATTCTTGCCGTGTTGGAAGAGGAGGGATAG
- the dtd gene encoding D-aminoacyl-tRNA deacylase, with protein sequence MKIVIQRVSSASVRSESEKLGVIGRGLLLLVGIRKGDKREDVEWCCEKIRKMRIFDDPEGRMNLSVEDVEGELLIVSQFTIYGDPSRGNRPSYSEAADPGHAEELYDYMLHYLENNFAGPVAAGRFGSYMEVDLSNDGPVTLILDR encoded by the coding sequence ATGAAAATAGTTATCCAGCGCGTCAGCAGTGCATCGGTTCGTTCGGAAAGCGAGAAGTTGGGAGTCATCGGCAGAGGCCTGCTTCTGCTCGTAGGTATTCGCAAGGGAGACAAGCGCGAGGATGTGGAGTGGTGCTGTGAAAAAATACGAAAGATGAGAATCTTTGATGATCCGGAGGGCAGGATGAATCTCTCTGTGGAAGATGTGGAAGGGGAACTGTTGATCGTATCGCAGTTTACCATCTATGGTGACCCCTCCAGGGGTAACCGTCCCAGCTACAGCGAAGCGGCTGATCCCGGACATGCGGAGGAACTCTACGACTATATGCTTCACTACCTGGAGAACAACTTCGCTGGTCCTGTGGCCGCCGGCCGTTTTGGCTCGTATATGGAGGTTGATCTCAGTAACGATGGCCCGGTAACCTTAATTTTGGATCGCTGA
- the purM gene encoding phosphoribosylformylglycinamidine cyclo-ligase, with translation MSDSDRSLKKSLTYKDAGVDIEAGERMVESIKGVVQETHNESVLRNIGGFGGLFRADFTGMDDPVLVSSVDGVGTKLIVAFRCEIYHTVGQDLVNHCVNDIAVCGAEPLFFLDYFSTGKLEEHVGYEVVRGFAKACRENGVALVGGETAEMPDIYDEGEFDLAGTVVGVVDRSRIITGEETRKGDLLLGLASSGLHTNGYSLARKVLFREYAVDEYVEELDATLGISMLSIHKSYLPHIRKLKELEGLRAFAHITGGGIAGNTRRVLPGERKADIDWEAWERPPIFRLIQRLGNVPEQDMRATFNLGIGLVAVVDPQAENAVYEAAEELGEEIIPIGTVN, from the coding sequence ATGAGCGATTCCGATAGATCTCTTAAGAAATCCCTCACCTACAAGGATGCCGGTGTAGACATCGAAGCCGGCGAACGTATGGTGGAGTCCATCAAAGGAGTAGTGCAGGAGACCCACAACGAATCGGTGCTTCGCAACATAGGGGGATTTGGTGGACTTTTCCGGGCTGATTTTACCGGTATGGACGATCCGGTACTCGTTAGCAGCGTGGACGGGGTGGGGACCAAGCTGATCGTGGCCTTTCGCTGCGAAATATACCACACGGTAGGGCAGGACCTTGTGAACCACTGCGTGAATGATATCGCCGTCTGTGGTGCAGAACCTCTTTTTTTTCTGGACTATTTTTCCACGGGAAAACTGGAGGAGCATGTAGGCTACGAAGTGGTACGGGGATTCGCAAAAGCCTGCAGGGAAAATGGTGTTGCGCTGGTGGGAGGTGAGACTGCCGAGATGCCGGATATCTACGACGAGGGTGAATTTGACCTGGCGGGCACGGTTGTGGGTGTGGTGGACCGCAGCCGCATCATTACGGGAGAGGAAACCAGGAAGGGTGATCTGCTGCTGGGCTTGGCGAGCTCAGGGCTTCATACCAACGGTTATTCTCTGGCCCGCAAGGTGCTCTTCCGGGAGTACGCCGTAGATGAATATGTGGAGGAACTGGATGCCACCCTGGGGATATCCATGCTGAGCATACATAAGTCCTACCTTCCGCACATTCGAAAACTGAAGGAGTTGGAAGGGCTTCGGGCATTTGCTCATATCACCGGCGGAGGTATCGCCGGGAATACGCGCAGGGTACTACCCGGGGAAAGAAAAGCCGATATAGACTGGGAGGCGTGGGAGCGTCCACCCATTTTCAGGTTGATTCAGCGGTTGGGCAACGTACCGGAACAGGATATGCGCGCCACCTTTAATCTTGGCATTGGTCTGGTGGCCGTGGTGGATCCACAGGCCGAGAATGCGGTATACGAGGCGGCAGAGGAGCTGGGCGAGGAGATCATTCCCATCGGAACCGTCAACTGA
- a CDS encoding Nramp family divalent metal transporter has product MDNDSTQNRWEGIRQSLGPGLLMAAAAIGVSHLVQSTRAGATYGYALIWAVVLANFFKYPFLEFGPRYAIATGESMIEGYRRLGRWAIWIFALFTLGTMFAVQAAVTVVAAVLAAELTGLALTPLLWSAILLGICIVLLLSGRYSALDGSVKLIMVVLAGSTLLALGAALWQGGQAATTPIAAPSLWNIAGISFLIALMGWMPIPIDAAAWHSLWTLERAKQTSYRPKLRESLLDFNIGYLGAAVLALGFLLLGALVMYGSGEDYASSGTAFASQLLSLYTTNLGAWAYPVIVICAFTTMFSTTLTVTDAYPRVSRRILEVMWPDTFRDRDNLPLYRLLLVGVPLLSLGVLWFMGEQFTLLVDLATTLSFLTAPVLAWINYRLVHAPHMPDACVPRPWLRWLSWGGMAFLTGFALLFIYWRLTYG; this is encoded by the coding sequence ATGGACAATGACAGCACTCAGAACAGGTGGGAGGGGATAAGGCAAAGCCTTGGCCCCGGCCTTCTGATGGCGGCCGCCGCCATCGGCGTCTCCCACCTGGTGCAATCCACCCGCGCCGGGGCTACCTACGGCTATGCGCTCATCTGGGCGGTGGTTTTAGCCAATTTTTTCAAATATCCCTTTCTGGAATTCGGGCCCCGCTACGCCATTGCCACCGGCGAGAGCATGATTGAAGGCTACCGGCGCCTGGGCCGTTGGGCCATCTGGATTTTCGCGCTCTTCACCCTGGGTACCATGTTTGCTGTGCAAGCCGCCGTGACGGTCGTGGCTGCGGTGCTGGCGGCCGAATTGACCGGCCTGGCCCTTACTCCCCTGCTTTGGAGCGCTATCCTGCTGGGCATCTGCATCGTCCTGCTGCTGTCGGGGCGCTATTCGGCTCTGGACGGCTCCGTAAAGCTCATCATGGTGGTTCTCGCCGGTTCCACCCTGCTTGCCCTAGGGGCGGCCCTGTGGCAGGGCGGTCAGGCAGCGACAACTCCGATAGCGGCTCCCTCCCTCTGGAACATAGCCGGGATCTCCTTTCTCATCGCCCTGATGGGCTGGATGCCCATCCCCATCGACGCAGCGGCCTGGCATTCGCTCTGGACGCTCGAGCGTGCGAAGCAGACCTCCTACAGGCCCAAGCTGCGCGAAAGCCTGCTCGATTTCAACATCGGCTACCTGGGGGCCGCCGTACTGGCCCTCGGCTTCCTGCTGCTGGGCGCCCTGGTCATGTACGGCAGCGGGGAGGACTACGCCTCAAGCGGCACGGCCTTCGCCTCCCAGCTTCTCTCACTCTACACCACCAACCTGGGCGCCTGGGCCTACCCGGTGATTGTCATATGTGCCTTCACCACCATGTTCAGCACCACCCTGACCGTTACCGACGCCTATCCGCGCGTCTCCCGCCGTATCCTGGAGGTGATGTGGCCCGACACCTTCCGCGACCGCGACAACCTCCCCCTCTACCGACTCCTGCTGGTGGGCGTTCCCCTGCTCAGCCTGGGCGTACTCTGGTTCATGGGCGAACAGTTTACACTGCTGGTGGACCTGGCCACCACCCTTTCCTTTCTCACCGCGCCGGTGCTGGCCTGGATCAACTACCGGCTGGTTCACGCACCCCACATGCCCGACGCCTGCGTCCCCAGGCCGTGGCTCCGGTGGCTAAGCTGGGGAGGCATGGCCTTCCTGACCGGGTTCGCACTTCTTTTCATATACTGGAGACTTACCTATGGGTAA
- the metK gene encoding methionine adenosyltransferase → MKRLFTSESVSEGHPDKVSDQISDAILDAMLSQDADSRVAVETLVTTGLAVISGEVTTEAYVDVQEIAREVIRDIGYTKNSYRFDSESCGVLTTIHQQSPDIAQGVDEGEQKQMGAGDQGMMFGYACRETDTYMPMTLQYAHDLLRKLAHIRKKTALMPYLGPDSKSQVTVEYDREGRPERIDTIVISTQHDADADQPRIKEDLEKHLIPEVIPGSLIDPNTILHVNPTGKFVIGGPHGDTGLTGRKIIVDTYGGRGGHGGGAFSGKDPSKVDRSAAYAARHIAKNVVAAELANECLIQLAYAIGIAEPVSINVNTYGTGKVEDTRLAQAIQQTFDCTPTGIIDRFNLKQPIYRETAAYGHFGREHFPWEKLNYTDKIENAL, encoded by the coding sequence ATGAAACGACTCTTCACCTCCGAATCGGTTTCCGAGGGACACCCGGACAAGGTATCCGATCAGATTTCCGACGCCATCCTCGACGCCATGCTCTCGCAGGACGCCGACTCCCGGGTGGCCGTAGAGACCCTGGTGACCACCGGGCTGGCCGTCATTTCAGGCGAGGTGACCACCGAAGCCTACGTGGACGTGCAGGAGATCGCGCGGGAGGTGATTCGCGACATCGGCTATACCAAGAATTCCTACCGATTCGATTCGGAATCGTGTGGTGTGCTGACCACCATCCACCAGCAGAGCCCCGACATTGCACAGGGCGTTGACGAGGGCGAGCAGAAGCAGATGGGGGCGGGCGACCAGGGCATGATGTTCGGCTATGCCTGCCGGGAGACCGATACCTACATGCCCATGACGCTGCAGTACGCCCACGACCTTCTTCGGAAGCTGGCCCACATTCGCAAGAAAACCGCGCTCATGCCCTACCTGGGACCAGACAGCAAGAGCCAGGTGACCGTGGAGTACGACCGTGAGGGACGGCCGGAACGCATCGATACCATCGTAATTTCCACACAGCACGACGCCGATGCCGACCAGCCTCGGATCAAGGAGGACCTGGAGAAGCATCTCATTCCTGAGGTAATTCCCGGCAGCCTCATCGATCCGAACACCATCCTCCACGTCAACCCCACGGGCAAATTTGTCATCGGGGGCCCCCATGGCGACACCGGACTGACGGGCCGAAAAATCATCGTTGACACCTACGGGGGACGAGGGGGACACGGGGGCGGAGCCTTTTCGGGCAAGGATCCCAGCAAGGTGGATCGCAGCGCTGCCTACGCCGCCCGGCATATTGCCAAAAATGTGGTGGCGGCTGAACTGGCCAACGAGTGCCTTATTCAACTCGCCTACGCTATTGGCATTGCCGAACCGGTCTCCATCAACGTCAATACCTACGGTACCGGGAAGGTGGAGGACACACGGCTGGCTCAAGCCATTCAGCAGACCTTTGACTGCACGCCGACCGGCATCATCGACCGCTTCAACCTGAAGCAGCCCATCTACCGCGAGACAGCGGCCTACGGGCACTTCGGTCGGGAACACTTCCCCTGGGAGAAACTGAACTATACCGACAAGATTGAGAACGCGCTCTAG
- the ruvB gene encoding Holliday junction branch migration DNA helicase RuvB yields the protein MQNPLLDAEKNDEAFERTVRPSSMEEFIGQRKAVRNLSVFIEAARKRGEALDHVILSGPPGLGKTTLAHIIANEMGVQIRPTTGPVLEKAGDLAGMLTSLEEGDVIFIDEIHRLNPVVEEYLYSAMEDYRLDIVIDSGPNARSIQIELNRFTLVGATTRKGLLTAPLRARFGIDMRLDYYDVELLQRIALRTAHILNMGITDTGAHEIARRSRGTPRIVNKLLRRTRDFAQVEEMDTITDGIADKALNALDVDQNGLDEMDIRILKAIIENYAGGPVGLGTLGVAVGEDKGTIEEVYEPFLIKEGFLQRTPKGRVATRRAFEYLGVDPKKNENDLFG from the coding sequence GTGCAGAATCCATTGCTCGACGCCGAAAAGAACGACGAGGCCTTTGAACGGACGGTACGGCCCTCCAGCATGGAGGAGTTCATCGGTCAGCGAAAGGCGGTTCGCAACCTCTCTGTGTTCATCGAAGCGGCCCGCAAACGCGGGGAGGCCCTTGACCACGTCATTCTCTCGGGTCCTCCGGGCCTCGGCAAAACGACCCTGGCCCATATAATCGCCAACGAGATGGGCGTACAGATACGCCCCACTACCGGACCCGTACTGGAGAAAGCGGGCGACCTGGCGGGCATGCTCACCAGCCTTGAGGAAGGCGACGTGATCTTCATCGACGAAATTCACCGCCTCAATCCGGTCGTGGAGGAGTACCTCTACTCGGCCATGGAAGATTATAGGCTTGACATCGTCATCGACTCCGGACCCAACGCCCGCAGCATTCAGATCGAGCTGAACCGCTTCACCCTGGTGGGGGCCACCACCCGCAAGGGGCTACTTACGGCTCCTCTGAGAGCGCGTTTCGGAATTGACATGCGCCTGGACTACTACGACGTGGAGCTTCTCCAGCGCATCGCCCTGCGCACCGCCCATATTCTCAATATGGGCATCACCGATACGGGCGCCCACGAAATCGCCCGTCGCAGCCGGGGCACGCCCCGCATCGTCAACAAGCTGCTGCGGCGCACCCGCGACTTCGCGCAGGTGGAGGAAATGGACACCATTACCGACGGGATCGCCGACAAGGCGCTGAACGCGTTGGATGTTGACCAGAACGGGCTGGATGAGATGGACATTCGCATCCTGAAGGCCATCATCGAAAACTACGCCGGGGGACCCGTCGGTCTGGGCACACTGGGCGTGGCCGTAGGCGAGGACAAGGGCACCATCGAGGAGGTCTACGAACCCTTCCTCATCAAGGAGGGCTTCCTGCAGCGCACACCCAAGGGTCGCGTAGCTACCCGCAGGGCATTCGAATACCTTGGGGTGGACCCCAAGAAGAACGAAAACGACCTTTTCGGCTGA
- a CDS encoding sigma-70 family RNA polymerase sigma factor, whose protein sequence is MDYSELVQALEENDRENTNRLLQEIRPRLLRYLYVHMNAQREDALDCVQESLLVTVNAIREGRIRNPQQVFSYLITTCRNQYLKMISRRRERPYDEVPDTSYHAPGQLAALENRERFEILERCMDELKEEYREFIDYWFENPDTDGPTVADHFRISVNNAWIRKHRIIKQLNRCIDKKSKL, encoded by the coding sequence ATGGATTACTCGGAACTCGTACAGGCCCTTGAGGAAAACGACCGGGAGAACACAAACAGGCTCCTGCAGGAGATACGTCCGCGCCTGCTTCGCTATCTCTATGTGCATATGAACGCCCAGCGGGAAGATGCGCTCGACTGTGTGCAGGAGTCCCTCCTGGTAACGGTCAACGCCATCCGTGAGGGGCGCATCCGCAACCCGCAACAGGTTTTCTCCTACCTGATCACCACCTGCCGCAACCAGTACCTGAAAATGATAAGCCGCAGGCGCGAGCGGCCCTACGATGAGGTGCCCGACACGTCATACCATGCTCCCGGGCAGCTGGCCGCGCTGGAAAACAGGGAACGTTTCGAAATTCTGGAGCGCTGCATGGACGAACTTAAGGAGGAATACCGCGAATTCATCGACTACTGGTTCGAGAATCCCGACACCGACGGACCGACCGTGGCCGATCACTTTAGGATCAGCGTCAACAACGCCTGGATACGGAAACACCGCATTATCAAGCAGCTCAATCGCTGTATCGATAAAAAAAGTAAATTATAG
- a CDS encoding segregation/condensation protein A has product MYRVRLKNFEGPLDLLLFFIKRDELDIYNIPVSYITGEFLDYIRMLEELDLDVASEFILMASMLMSIKARMMLPHEGEEEVMDEHDPRYELVQRLLEYKRYKEMGGKMSGMEEEARKAHYRGYHEVDRVEKQASGEALKNVTMFDLMAAFNKVLNDLKEKKSLHHVEKIEVTVEEQAEWVLEHLQQQGRTSFLDMARKLGSRIYIVITFLAVLEMLKERQINLYIEDEDPTHFYLDLKPVDEIIGSDQGIIS; this is encoded by the coding sequence ATGTACCGAGTTCGGCTGAAAAATTTTGAGGGTCCCCTGGACCTCCTGCTCTTCTTTATCAAGCGGGACGAGCTTGATATTTACAACATTCCTGTCTCCTATATTACCGGCGAATTTCTGGATTACATCCGTATGCTGGAAGAGCTGGACCTGGACGTGGCCAGCGAGTTCATCCTCATGGCCAGCATGCTCATGTCCATCAAGGCCCGGATGATGCTTCCACATGAGGGCGAGGAGGAAGTCATGGACGAGCACGATCCCCGCTACGAGCTTGTCCAGCGGCTGCTGGAGTACAAGCGCTATAAGGAGATGGGCGGGAAGATGTCCGGCATGGAAGAAGAGGCCAGGAAGGCACATTACCGCGGCTATCACGAAGTGGACCGGGTCGAGAAGCAGGCCTCGGGAGAGGCGCTGAAGAATGTGACCATGTTCGACCTGATGGCGGCCTTTAACAAGGTGCTCAACGACCTGAAGGAGAAAAAGAGCCTCCACCACGTGGAAAAGATCGAGGTGACCGTGGAGGAGCAGGCCGAGTGGGTGCTGGAGCACCTGCAGCAGCAGGGACGCACCTCTTTTCTGGACATGGCCCGCAAGCTGGGTTCGCGAATCTATATTGTGATCACCTTCCTGGCTGTCCTGGAAATGCTCAAGGAGCGCCAGATCAACCTCTACATCGAGGACGAGGATCCCACCCATTTCTATCTTGACCTGAAACCTGTGGACGAGATCATCGGCTCGGACCAGGGCATTATTTCCTAA
- a CDS encoding M28 family peptidase: MKYASRFILVAGMALALGACSTGRESLTEPPSTDAGPTERLLSYQELITEEYLRPRLTAFSHDSMEGRETGTRGLRMAADYLAREYRELGLQPVGDNNSYFQHFELNATRTDSAVYVVRDTTGSRVLSRSVAAPGSRARFVPAFGGGTDVSGEVVFAGFGVNDPERGVQHLEGASLQDKWVMVYEDIPGVVEGDTLLSPDIDSRSRFRSLLNEAGARGVLLIPGMSAAEFEESAAEEAVGYGEPQGMRLAYRDRGSENGSMGPALNVVHPVLAAEMLGLEGEGALRSHHDRLLEEIAGFRARPTGYSLEQNFHTSTVTVPTKNVAAFLEGGDPELKDEVVVLTSHYDHVGIGQPDENGDRIYNGADDDGSGTIGLLNVARALAEARDDGLRPQRSILFLNVAGEEKGLLGSRYYSDHPIFPIEKTVTNLNVDMIGRVDRQQEEQGVSDYTYIIGGRIISSDLARLLEEANERSGKLVLSDRYNDLRDPNQFYRRSDHWNFGRLGVPFVFFFTGVHEDYHRPSDEVHKIRFDMLVRRTQTIYASAVLVANSEDPPVVDNQEFIEITRTESR; the protein is encoded by the coding sequence ATGAAATATGCATCCAGATTTATCCTTGTTGCCGGAATGGCCCTCGCGCTCGGCGCCTGCAGCACCGGCCGTGAAAGCCTTACCGAACCCCCCTCTACAGACGCCGGACCTACCGAACGGCTGCTCTCCTACCAGGAGCTGATTACCGAGGAATATCTGCGTCCCCGTCTCACCGCCTTTTCCCACGACTCCATGGAGGGGCGCGAGACCGGCACACGCGGGTTGCGCATGGCCGCTGACTACCTGGCGCGGGAATACCGCGAACTGGGACTCCAGCCGGTGGGAGATAACAACAGCTATTTCCAGCATTTCGAACTCAACGCCACCCGCACCGACAGTGCCGTTTATGTAGTTCGCGACACCACAGGGTCCCGCGTGCTGAGCCGCTCCGTGGCGGCACCGGGCTCACGTGCTCGTTTTGTACCCGCATTCGGGGGAGGAACCGACGTCAGCGGCGAGGTGGTGTTTGCGGGCTTCGGTGTGAATGATCCCGAACGCGGCGTACAGCATCTGGAGGGGGCGAGCCTGCAGGATAAGTGGGTGATGGTGTACGAAGACATCCCCGGCGTGGTGGAGGGCGACACCCTCCTCAGCCCCGACATCGATTCGCGCTCCCGCTTCAGATCGCTTCTGAACGAGGCCGGGGCCCGGGGCGTCCTGCTCATTCCAGGCATGAGCGCAGCTGAGTTTGAGGAGAGTGCCGCCGAAGAGGCGGTCGGCTACGGCGAACCGCAGGGCATGCGCCTGGCCTACCGCGACCGGGGTTCGGAGAACGGCAGCATGGGACCTGCCCTGAATGTCGTCCATCCCGTGCTGGCTGCCGAGATGTTGGGACTGGAGGGCGAGGGCGCCCTCCGGAGCCATCATGACCGGCTCCTGGAGGAGATCGCCGGGTTCCGCGCCCGTCCGACGGGTTACTCCCTTGAGCAGAACTTCCATACCAGCACGGTCACCGTCCCTACAAAAAATGTGGCAGCTTTCCTGGAGGGCGGGGACCCTGAGCTGAAGGACGAGGTGGTGGTGCTCACCTCCCACTACGACCACGTGGGCATCGGGCAGCCGGACGAGAACGGCGACCGTATCTACAACGGGGCCGACGACGACGGCAGCGGTACCATCGGGCTGCTGAATGTGGCCCGGGCCCTGGCCGAGGCACGCGACGACGGACTGCGCCCGCAGCGAAGCATCCTCTTCCTGAATGTGGCGGGCGAAGAGAAAGGCCTGCTGGGCTCGCGTTACTACTCCGACCATCCCATCTTTCCCATCGAAAAAACCGTCACCAACCTGAATGTGGATATGATTGGCCGGGTTGACCGCCAGCAGGAAGAACAGGGCGTCTCCGACTACACCTACATAATTGGGGGACGTATCATCTCATCCGACCTTGCGCGTCTGCTGGAGGAGGCCAACGAGCGATCGGGCAAGCTGGTGCTCAGCGACCGATACAACGATCTGCGGGACCCCAACCAGTTCTACCGGCGCAGCGACCACTGGAATTTCGGCCGCCTGGGCGTGCCCTTCGTCTTCTTTTTCACGGGTGTTCATGAAGACTATCACCGGCCCTCCGACGAGGTGCACAAGATCCGCTTCGATATGCTTGTCCGGCGCACACAAACCATCTATGCCTCGGCCGTGTTGGTGGCCAACAGCGAAGATCCACCGGTGGTGGACAACCAGGAGTTTATAGAGATTACCAGGACGGAGTCTCGCTAG